The following are encoded together in the Pan troglodytes isolate AG18354 chromosome 6, NHGRI_mPanTro3-v2.0_pri, whole genome shotgun sequence genome:
- the HTR5A gene encoding 5-hydroxytryptamine receptor 5A, which produces MDLPVNLTSFSLSTPSPLETNHSLGKDDLRPSSPLLSVFGVLILTLLGFLVAATFAWNLLVLATILRVRTFHRVPHNLVASMAISDVLVAALVMPLSLVHELSGRRWQLGRRLCQLWISCDVLCCTASIWNVTAIALDRYWSITRHMEYTLRTRKCVSNVMIALTWALSAVISLAPLLFGWGETYSEGSEECQVSREPSYAVFSTVGAFYLPLCVVLFVYWKIYKAAKFRVGSRKTNSVSPISEAVEVKDSAKQPQMVFTVRHATVTFQTEGDTWREQKEQRAALMVGILIGVFVLCWIPFFLTELISPLCSCDIPTIWKSIFLWLGYSNSFFNPLIYTAFNKNYNSAFKNFFSRQH; this is translated from the exons ATGGATTTACCTGTGAACCTAACCTCCTTTTCCCtctccaccccctcccctttGGAGACCAACCACAGCCTCGGCAAAGACGACCTGCGCCCCAGCTCGCCCCTGCTCTCGGTCTTCGGAGTGCTTATTCTCACCTTGCTGGGCTTTCTGGTGGCGGCGACGTTCGCCTGGAACCTGCTGGTGCTGGCGACCATCCTCCGTGTACGCACCTTCCACCGCGTGCCCCACAACCTGGTGGCATCCATGGCCATCTCGGATGTCCTGGTGGCCGCGCTGGTCATGCCGCTGAGCCTGGTGCACGAGCTGTCCGGGCGCCGCTGGCAGCTAGGTCGGAGGCTGTGCCAGCTTTGGATCTCGTGCGACGTGCTTTGCTGCACGGCCAGCATCTGGAACGTGACGGCCATAGCCCTGGACCGCTACTGGTCCATCACGCGCCACATGGAATACACGCTCCGCACCCGCAAGTGCGTCTCCAACGTCATGATCGCGCTCACCTGGGCACTCTCCGCTGTCATCTCTCTGGCCCCGCTGCTTTTTGGCTGGGGAGAGACGTACTCTGAGGGCAGCGAGGAGTGCCAGGTAAGCCGCGAGCCTTCCTACGCCGTGTTCTCCACCGTTGGCGCCTTCTACCTGCCGCTGTGTGTGGTGCTCTTCGTGTACTGGAAGATCTACAAGGCTGCCAAGTTCCGCGTGGGCTCCAGGAAGACCAATAGCGTCTCACCCATATCCGAAGCTGTGGAG GTGAAGGACTCTGCCAAACAGCCCCAGATGGTGTTCACGGTCCGCCACGCCACCGTCACCTTCCAGACAGAAGGGGACACGTGGCGGGAGCAGAAGGAGCAGCGGGCCGCCCTCATGGTGGGCATCCTCATTGGTGTGTTCGTGCTCTGCTGGATCCCCTTCTTTCTCACCGAGCTCATCAGTCCCCTCTGCTCCTGTGACATCCCCACCATCTGGAAAAGCATCTTCCTGTGGCTTGGCTACTCCAACTCCTTCTTTAACCCCCTGATCTATACGGCTTTCAACAAGAACTACAACAGCGCCTTCAAGAACTTCTTTTCTAGGCAACACTGA